A stretch of DNA from Babesia bovis T2Bo chromosome 2, whole genome shotgun sequence:
CACCCATAGTAAACCACCTGCAACAGAAGGGATATGAGCCCTGCTCTTTTGCAATGCCTGAGTTTcctaatatcgcaaatacAAAGGAGATAGTTATCACCACGCTATTCGTCCTGGTTGTATCTCTGTTAGGGTCTATATACCTAAAGGCTCGCTAAGCTGTAACCAACTACGAAGCGACCAATCACTGACACTTTAAACAGCGTTAATTAAATCAAAAGCTTAGATTATATATCTAGACAGTATAATGGGAACCCAGCTTGGGATATGAACTATTTAAATGCACGGTTAATGTTCGGCGTGTTTAATGAGTCACATCATGCCAACGTAAAGAGCATTTCTGCAATGAAAACATACGACAGAATGCCACAAACTGGCTCTCCAAAGTACGCTTCTTGCATAACTGACTCAACGATGATAAAACTGGAACATCAGCGCGTAATTTGGTAATCAAATGGAAGTCATATGCACGCTGTACACTGACGTTGTGCTTCTCACTGCGCTTCGCAATTTTAGCGATTTCGTCAGATTCAATAATTTGCTGTAATCATTGTACGAAACGCAGATCAAACGTACCTTGAATGAATTATACTTCGATATAAGAACAGGTGCAGTTTTGGGACCGATGCCCATTACTCCAGGAATGTTGTCAGCAGAGTCACCAACCAACGCTAGATATTCGCTAAAACGACTAGGGGGAATTCCATACTCGTCTATGACCGTATCCTCATCGACCGTACGAAACTTTTTGTGCGGTTGAATTATACGAACACTTATATTTGCGTCATCGTTGTATTCAAGAACCTGCAACAGGTCCTTGTCAGCAGTTAGAACATGTACATCAAATTTACGATGGTTAATGTCACCACTGTCACATAAATCTAAGGGCTCTAACTCTCTACCGGTGGAACGTAATACACGATCAAAAACACCACCTGAAGTAGAATCGGGCACACGATAATCGACTTGCTTAAGGCGCTGCACCTCTTCCTCTCCAGTTGCTGCTCGCTCATTTATAGTATTACCACCACTCAGGAAACCTATCATACTTGCAATGATATCGTCAGCCTCAGTGGCGCGCTTCAAGAACACCGGAATACCAATAATAGCACAAAATTCTTTTATCCACATTAACTGCTTCTTAAAAGAAGTCTGTATAGTTTGACGATTCGCTTTATATTCAGGCCACACTTCACGTTTTGTGCTGTTTGAACCTGGAGAATCAAATGCAATGCCAATATATTTGGGCCCAAATGACTTATATATACGCCCAAGGGAGTTCATAAAACCAACTATTGCACCTATCTCCGTGCCTCTATAAGTAGTGAGAGTGGGTAAAGCAAAGAAACACCGATATGCCAACCCAGTTCCATCTACGAGTAGGACACGCTCACGTAACGTATGGCCAACCGATGATTTCAGCGGCTGTTTGCATTTTAATTCAGAGCTAACGGATTCCAATGCATTGATTTTGAAGAGCCAAGAGTCTTTAGGCCTTATGCGATAACCATGGGCCTTAGTCCATATAAAGCCTGCAAATAAACTTTGTGGCAGACACAAGGTATTTGAACCTCGATCTTTCAATAAAAAGGCATCTGAATGTCTTACACATACTTTAGGAAGGCACTCTTGTGCTGTATTTTTGCGATGATAATAACCAAATGAGCCTCCATCGTCATAAACATTGCGCACCGCATTAAGCGGCAATGAATACGTAGAGTTACAGCCTATTCCATGAACATACacaatatttaatataatacatagATAGAAACACAGTGCGCACGATGCAGCAACACTGATATTTCGCATTCGATGCAGTATATTCATCACATCTTCGAAGAAAGTCGCACTAATAGGCATCGGTCGCCTTTAGGCAACCTTCTGTGATATTTAAGCACATATATAAGCCGACAGAGTACATATTAACTAATGTGTACACTGTCTATTAGCAGTTGCTGCAAAGAAATTTCAAAGTGCCAGTACCACCTGAGGCAGCCACCTGCCATAGTTCGTGAATGATGGATAGAATAGATATAATTCTCTTTCTTGACATTCCCCGACTGAATGTCATTGGTTGGGGAATATCTATGTATGTAGAAAATGTTAAGACATACTCGCATGTATGGGTCTTCCTACCCAGGAATGCTACGATGTAGCAGTGGTCACACTAAGCAAATCGCTCATGCCATATGCTCACGATTTAAAGAAGTGGTTTTTACATTTCATGCCATAATGAAATCTAGGTGCTGCGTATAAACGTCATGGAAGATATACCCAAAACATGCCCCGAACCCTGCCATGAGAATAATGAAGTCAAGGAAATTCTACTTGTTGAACATCTTGTATGTGTGCTGTAAGATTAAACAATATTATCATCCAACGTATGTAGAATGAAAACTGGGATAGCACGATGTTACGATTCGGTATTTAGACAAAAATATTCATAATATATGCCTCCAGACGGATGGACGCCTCTTATGTGAATTGAACCCTACAGACGATCGTTCCAACAATTTTGCAGGTGCTGTCTCATTTTATATTCTTAATGTTTAGCTGTGCATACAATCGTCCATAATCCAACGAATCGAACAATCATCATCGCTTACTCACAAATACCTGCTCATCTAAGATGTAAGGTTATATTGGTAGAGGTAA
This window harbors:
- a CDS encoding 5'-3' exonuclease N-terminal resolvase-like domain containing protein; the encoded protein is MPISATFFEDVMNILHRMRNISVAASCALCFYLCIILNIVYVHGIGCNSTYSLPLNAVRNVYDDGGSFGYYHRKNTAQECLPKVCVRHSDAFLLKDRGSNTLCLPQSLFAGFIWTKAHGYRIRPKDSWLFKINALESVSSELKCKQPLKSSVGHTLRERVLLVDGTGLAYRCFFALPTLTTYRGTEIGAIVGFMNSLGRIYKSFGPKYIGIAFDSPGSNSTKREVWPEYKANRQTIQTSFKKQLMWIKEFCAIIGIPVFLKRATEADDIIASMIGFLSGGNTINERAATGEEEVQRLKQVDYRVPDSTSGGVFDRVLRSTGRELEPLDLCDSGDINHRKFDVHVLTADKDLLQVLEYNDDANISVRIIQPHKKFRTVDEDTVIDEYGIPPSRFSEYLALVGDSADNIPGVMGIGPKTAPVLISKYNSFKQIIESDEIAKIAKRSEKHNVSVQRAYDFHLITKLRADVPVLSSLSQLCKKRTLESQFVAFCRMFSLQKCSLRWHDVTH